The DNA window TGGAGAGACGCAGAGAGAATTGAGCTCTCTTAATCCTCTACCAATCTTGCTCTCAAACTAGACCAGTCTGATACAGGAAGTTCACAGTGAAATCCTACGCATACGTATGCTTTCACTCCTCCTCCTGAATTTCTGTTTTTTAGAAGAAGGAATTTTTCTCCATTCTCTTCCGCTTCTTTATCATTTGCCCAAACAAGAACTGTCTCGGGTAAAAATAAAGAACCTACACCTTTCCAGATAGGCAATAATTCTTCTTGGGAAGAATAGACTACAGCAAGTTCTCTTCCCGGGGATTTTCTTAGCCATAACGCAGAAAGCATATATGGATAATTCATCGGATAGGTTTCCATATCAGGTTTGAAATATGAGAAAATAGAATCTGCATACTGCAGATATTTTTCCGAATCCACCACGCCTAATTTCGAAAGTAGTACAAACGCAGTTGCAAATGAACTATTTGCAGAAGGTTCCACCCCATCATAACCATCTACTGTTCTTCTGAGTAATGCCTCTCCATCAATTCCTGAATCAAAGAACGCACCAGCGGGACTTCTGAAAAGTCGGATCGCTTCTTCAGTGTATCTGATCGCGTTCTCCAAATATCTGAACCCTTTTCCTGCTTGGAATAAATACAGAGAAGCTAATACGAATTCAGCATAATCAGTACTGTAAGCTAGAAACCTTGCTTCTCCTTCTCTAAATCTTCTGAGTAATCGGCCATCTTCTCGGATCAGATTGTTTTCTAAAAACTTATAGGTTTCTTCCGCTTCTCTTAATAGATCCCCGTCCCCAAATGCCATTGCGGCTTTTGTTAGGGCTTTGATATACAAACAGTTCCAAGAGAATAAGATCTTATCGTCCCTAAGCGGGCGAATCCGGGTAGAGCGTTTTTCTAAAAGTTTTTTTCTGTTTCTGGAAACGATCTCTTCTAACTCGGAAGGTTCCAAACCATGGAGCCTGGAGAAATTCATCCTGAATGTTTCGTGTAGGATATTTTTCTCTTCGAAATTTCCTTTTTCAGTAATATTCCAAAATTCATCTAAAAGAGAAGAGTCTTGTCCGCAGATTTCTCTTATTTCTTCTTTTGTCCAAAGATAGAATAGACCTTCTTCCCCTTCCGAGTCCGCGTCCTCTGCACTTGCGATCCCACCGCCAGATAATCTCATATCTCTGTGAAGATATTCGATCACATCATAGGCATAATCTTTATATTTTTCTTCTCCTACTGCTTGGTAACATTCTACCAATGCTTCTAAGAAGAGTGAATTATCATATAACATCTTCTCGAAATGAGGGACCAACCAATGATGATCCGTGGAATACCTACAAAGTCCTCCACCGATCTGGTCGTAGATCCCACCTTTTTTCAGAGCGGTAAGGGTCTCTTCTACCATTTCCAGAGCTTTAGGTTCTCCGGTAGATTTATGATAACGTAATAAAAAGCTAAGGCCCATGCTGGGCGGAAATTTATTTACTGAATTGGATTTGAAACCGGCATACTCCGGATCATAGAGTCGATCATATAATAAAAATCCATTTTCGAATACTTCCGGTCCTGGAGAAGCAGCCGATGTTTCCGCAGAGAGCGCTTTGGTTTCCTCTGATTCTTTTAAATGTTTGGTCAGATCTTCGGAAGCCTCGAGTAATTCTTCTTTTTTATCTTTCCATAATCCGGTTAAAATTCCCAAAACTTCTGTAAAACTTTTTCTACCGTATTTAGGGACCGGAGGGAAATACGTCC is part of the Leptospira andrefontaineae genome and encodes:
- a CDS encoding thioredoxin domain-containing protein → MKTPDKKLNRLASEKSPYLLQHSTNPVDWFPWSEEAFAKAKSENKLIFLSIGYATCHWCHVMEKESFENETTAEVLNRDYVSIKVDREERPDVDRIYMDALHAMGQQGGWPLNMFLTPEGKPITGGTYFPPVPKYGRKSFTEVLGILTGLWKDKKEELLEASEDLTKHLKESEETKALSAETSAASPGPEVFENGFLLYDRLYDPEYAGFKSNSVNKFPPSMGLSFLLRYHKSTGEPKALEMVEETLTALKKGGIYDQIGGGLCRYSTDHHWLVPHFEKMLYDNSLFLEALVECYQAVGEEKYKDYAYDVIEYLHRDMRLSGGGIASAEDADSEGEEGLFYLWTKEEIREICGQDSSLLDEFWNITEKGNFEEKNILHETFRMNFSRLHGLEPSELEEIVSRNRKKLLEKRSTRIRPLRDDKILFSWNCLYIKALTKAAMAFGDGDLLREAEETYKFLENNLIREDGRLLRRFREGEARFLAYSTDYAEFVLASLYLFQAGKGFRYLENAIRYTEEAIRLFRSPAGAFFDSGIDGEALLRRTVDGYDGVEPSANSSFATAFVLLSKLGVVDSEKYLQYADSIFSYFKPDMETYPMNYPYMLSALWLRKSPGRELAVVYSSQEELLPIWKGVGSLFLPETVLVWANDKEAEENGEKFLLLKNRNSGGGVKAYVCVGFHCELPVSDWSSLRARLVED